A DNA window from Bacteroidia bacterium contains the following coding sequences:
- a CDS encoding 4Fe-4S binding protein: protein MKGEVPNLQRKARYTRYRTYTLIGVYLLMGLHIAHWLVAGKTLAPLELNEVLYTIHLGVITAGFIFMGVTVVGTLIFGRFFCSWACHILALQDLSASILEKLHIQPVHIRSRVFFVIPVAAMLYLFVWPTVERIMAGTPFPGFRVLNDADGWASFVTTDYWRNLPSVPVTLITFFSVGFLTVYLLGSRGFCQDICPYGVLFGLGDRTAPGKIKLTGTCEQCGICTAHCHSHIEVHREIKQFGKVVNANCLKDLDCVAVCPHDAISFGFTKPSFLDSFKAVQGSKAKFTFSFWEDVLLGFIVLAFTLVFRGLYDTVPFLLAITLALVCGYLTLQMIRTVRFPSLQVGRAVLKRDGQWSRVGKIYALITVLIVAISVHSGFIHYHYYRGDRLYDQLTNQRSTHEPGPQVREQAFYHLGIAEKWGLYTPLSLHRELAALYLLEKDNKNAEIHLRAMLNQDPGDREARLRLAKLMILDGRNTESAGELHTIIADSTHLHTIREKSEYAEACLNLGHLEESGGFTDAAEKLYWLALRTDTGHAQSQLALGVLLARTGRFSEAEQWLLRSAARDPESPVIHNNLGLVYIQLKQAEKAVFHLKKLDELMPGDQRTCYNLGMLLVKTGRDEEALYYLHKAETLDPMHKGTHIALSGIYQRAGNVSLAGHHAGLAGETKMLNP, encoded by the coding sequence ATGAAGGGAGAGGTCCCAAATCTTCAGCGTAAGGCGAGATATACCCGTTACCGGACGTATACACTCATCGGTGTTTACCTGCTGATGGGTCTGCACATCGCTCATTGGCTGGTGGCGGGCAAAACACTGGCTCCGCTTGAACTAAACGAAGTTCTGTACACCATTCATCTGGGGGTGATTACTGCAGGCTTCATCTTCATGGGTGTGACCGTTGTCGGCACGCTGATTTTCGGAAGATTCTTCTGCTCATGGGCCTGTCATATCCTTGCTTTACAGGACCTCTCTGCTTCCATCCTCGAGAAATTACACATTCAACCTGTACATATCCGGTCACGGGTTTTTTTTGTTATACCCGTGGCAGCTATGTTGTATCTCTTCGTTTGGCCTACGGTTGAACGCATAATGGCGGGCACCCCTTTTCCGGGGTTTCGTGTATTGAACGATGCAGATGGCTGGGCATCGTTTGTTACCACCGATTACTGGAGAAATCTTCCTTCCGTTCCGGTTACACTGATCACTTTTTTTTCGGTGGGATTTCTTACGGTGTACCTGCTTGGATCCAGGGGATTCTGCCAGGATATTTGCCCCTACGGTGTGCTGTTCGGATTAGGTGACCGTACCGCCCCTGGAAAAATTAAGCTCACCGGTACCTGCGAACAGTGCGGAATCTGTACAGCCCACTGCCATTCCCACATTGAAGTACACCGGGAGATCAAGCAATTCGGAAAAGTAGTAAATGCCAATTGCCTGAAAGATCTCGACTGCGTGGCCGTATGCCCTCACGATGCCATTTCCTTCGGTTTCACCAAACCTTCTTTCCTGGATAGTTTCAAAGCGGTACAGGGAAGCAAGGCAAAATTTACTTTCAGCTTTTGGGAGGACGTACTGCTGGGATTTATCGTGCTGGCTTTCACTCTTGTTTTCCGCGGGCTATACGATACCGTTCCGTTTTTGCTGGCGATAACTCTAGCACTGGTCTGCGGATATCTTACACTGCAAATGATCCGTACAGTGCGCTTTCCCTCTCTTCAGGTGGGAAGAGCTGTATTAAAACGCGACGGACAATGGAGCAGGGTGGGAAAAATTTATGCTTTGATCACTGTTTTGATCGTGGCGATCTCCGTTCACAGCGGATTTATACATTATCATTATTACCGGGGCGACAGATTATATGATCAGCTGACAAATCAGAGAAGCACGCATGAACCGGGGCCACAGGTAAGGGAGCAGGCTTTTTATCACCTGGGCATCGCAGAGAAATGGGGACTTTATACTCCCTTAAGTCTTCACCGGGAGTTAGCGGCTTTATATCTCCTGGAAAAGGATAATAAAAATGCGGAAATCCATCTCCGGGCTATGCTGAATCAGGATCCGGGCGACCGGGAAGCCCGTTTGCGTCTGGCAAAGCTTATGATTCTGGACGGCCGGAATACGGAAAGCGCAGGGGAGCTGCATACCATCATCGCAGATTCCACGCATCTTCATACCATCAGAGAGAAATCGGAATATGCAGAGGCTTGTCTGAACCTGGGGCATCTAGAAGAAAGCGGCGGGTTTACCGATGCAGCTGAAAAGTTATATTGGCTCGCACTGCGCACCGATACAGGGCATGCCCAGTCGCAACTGGCCCTGGGAGTATTACTGGCCAGAACAGGCAGGTTTTCTGAGGCGGAACAATGGCTGCTTCGCAGCGCAGCCCGGGATCCGGAATCACCGGTAATCCATAATAATCTGGGCCTGGTTTATATACAGCTTAAGCAGGCGGAAAAGGCTGTTTTTCACCTGAAAAAACTCGATGAACTTATGCCGGGGGATCAGCGAACCTGCTATAATCTCGGTATGCTTCTTGTTAAAACAGGCCGTGATGAAGAGGCTTTGTATTATCTTCACAAAGCCGAAACGCTGGATCCCATGCACAAAGGAACACATATAGCACTCTCCGGAATTTACCAACGCGCCGGAAATGTATCTCTGGCCGGCCATCATGCGGGCCTGGCAGGTGAAACAAAAATGCTGAACCCATGA
- a CDS encoding T9SS type A sorting domain-containing protein gives MKKFLTISLVVFSAGFLAAQCTTTNATGCQCENQTQTNCDLLPDITISWYALKNYMSGPTEYSQTGNGVNNGRLKVSGSTPNIGHGSLTVRGQNNSGQRTFLCGTDTFTFPSTGTFVCPNGYPLPKQITTQRIYHKNGNNMTYWDRYAAAMTYHPSHNHIHFDDWGVFTLRIQDINEPDPRNWSIVGTGHKLGFCLMDYYQCSAASANHHCKDVNTVYNQGTTLYNGDFPNWGLGGGSYNCSVVEQGISSGYTDVYDESLDGMWINIPPGTCNGNYWIVYEVDPHDAILEEDETNNYTAVPFTLTQQTPPGNPVTRITPDRSPNLCTGDTLKLTATAGTAYNWSTGATTQSIWVSPGTYSVTVTNYCGTGTASLTVAASTTPAAPVSSGDTVCVNTSATLTALGNNLVWHDSSGAVVGTGNSFVTPLLTATTTYFLNSEVHFNGNINYVGKPDTLSTGAYSSSSNYQLFDVFRPLTIKSVEVHASGAGNRTIQLQDEIGTILLAKTVFVPNGPSRVTLDFVVQPGKNYSLRAAGSTINLWRNSAGTSYPYTMTDTLSITGCSQSGYYYYFYDWEIEVGGVTCSSPTVPVTAMVEICSGVDEEWDLDRNINVHPNPSSGLFTLDVLMPGSGTTLVQINSLLGQVLHSEKVEMVPGLYSGQVDLEHLPPGVYMLTVKIGNKNYYRRLVKQ, from the coding sequence ATGAAAAAGTTCCTTACCATTTCATTAGTTGTTTTCTCCGCCGGATTCCTTGCCGCGCAGTGTACCACTACCAACGCTACCGGTTGCCAGTGTGAAAACCAAACTCAAACCAATTGTGACCTGCTTCCGGACATTACCATTTCCTGGTATGCTCTGAAGAACTATATGTCGGGTCCAACGGAATATTCACAAACAGGAAACGGGGTCAACAACGGCCGGCTTAAAGTCAGCGGTTCTACACCTAATATCGGGCATGGATCTCTTACGGTTCGGGGACAGAACAACAGCGGCCAAAGAACGTTTCTCTGCGGTACCGATACCTTCACGTTCCCTTCTACCGGTACCTTTGTTTGTCCGAACGGCTATCCTCTTCCTAAGCAAATCACAACCCAAAGGATCTACCATAAGAACGGAAATAACATGACCTACTGGGATCGTTATGCAGCAGCCATGACCTACCATCCCTCCCATAACCATATCCACTTTGACGACTGGGGTGTATTCACGCTTCGCATCCAGGATATCAATGAGCCGGATCCGCGCAACTGGAGCATCGTGGGAACCGGTCACAAGCTGGGATTCTGCCTGATGGATTATTACCAGTGCAGCGCCGCTTCTGCTAACCACCATTGCAAGGACGTAAATACTGTTTACAATCAGGGAACCACGCTTTATAATGGTGATTTCCCGAACTGGGGACTGGGTGGAGGTTCTTATAACTGTTCCGTGGTGGAACAGGGTATCTCCAGCGGTTATACGGATGTTTACGACGAGAGCTTGGACGGTATGTGGATCAATATTCCGCCCGGAACCTGTAACGGAAACTACTGGATCGTTTATGAGGTAGACCCCCATGACGCTATTCTCGAAGAGGATGAAACCAACAATTACACTGCGGTGCCTTTTACTCTTACACAGCAGACTCCTCCGGGCAATCCTGTGACCCGCATCACTCCTGATCGCAGCCCTAACCTTTGTACAGGTGATACACTTAAGCTGACCGCCACCGCGGGTACCGCTTACAACTGGTCTACCGGTGCCACCACACAAAGTATCTGGGTAAGCCCGGGTACCTACTCAGTAACGGTAACGAATTATTGCGGAACCGGCACTGCCTCATTAACCGTTGCAGCGAGCACCACACCGGCAGCTCCTGTATCAAGCGGAGACACGGTTTGTGTCAATACCTCCGCCACGCTGACCGCGCTGGGAAATAACCTGGTGTGGCACGACAGTTCCGGTGCTGTGGTGGGAACAGGGAATTCCTTTGTCACTCCCCTGCTTACGGCTACCACCACTTATTTCCTGAACTCAGAAGTCCACTTTAACGGAAATATTAACTATGTTGGAAAGCCCGATACGCTTTCCACAGGCGCATACAGCAGTTCTTCCAACTACCAGCTGTTTGACGTTTTCAGACCCCTCACGATTAAATCTGTGGAAGTGCATGCCAGCGGAGCTGGCAACCGTACCATACAGCTTCAGGATGAAATCGGAACTATTCTTCTGGCAAAAACAGTCTTTGTTCCGAACGGACCATCAAGGGTTACACTGGATTTTGTTGTGCAGCCGGGTAAAAATTATTCGCTGCGGGCAGCCGGCTCTACCATTAACCTCTGGAGAAACAGTGCCGGTACAAGCTATCCGTATACGATGACGGATACATTGTCAATCACCGGTTGTTCTCAATCCGGATACTATTATTATTTCTATGACTGGGAAATTGAAGTAGGCGGAGTTACCTGCAGCAGTCCAACAGTGCCTGTAACCGCTATGGTGGAAATCTGCAGCGGCGTGGATGAGGAGTGGGATCTTGACCGGAACATCAACGTGCATCCTAACCCGTCCTCCGGTTTGTTCACGCTGGATGTGCTGATGCCCGGTTCAGGTACAACATTGGTACAGATCAATAGTCTGCTGGGACAGGTACTGCACTCAGAGAAAGTTGAAATGGTTCCGGGATTGTATTCAGGCCAGGTGGATCTTGAGCATCTGCCTCCCGGTGTATATATGCTGACTGTTAAAATCGGAAACAAGAACTATTACCGGCGTCTTGTAAAGCAGTAA
- a CDS encoding T9SS type A sorting domain-containing protein, with protein MRNLYPGIIVAFIFFLLCALTIQQLWSLSTGAPPGFTGSYPDGYSACDVCHTGPTPTPVNGWITSNIPVTGYIPGNTYTVTATASGTGHDKFGFEVSPMDSFGNLIGTLIPTSSETQLTSNSIYITHTSSGTSGMNTKAWNFNWTAPAPGYGNVTFYGAFNVTNNDSSNDFDTIYTSNYTVQEYISSVVGEFGFIKGINVYPNPVTDHLKIHFLNRTPQLLNLSLFDINGRQVMEKKEAEQNGSGLLQWNFDHTLPPGVYLLNIDGPLLHTESKIIVMN; from the coding sequence GTGCGAAATCTCTACCCTGGAATTATTGTCGCTTTTATCTTTTTTCTTCTTTGCGCTTTAACGATTCAGCAGCTTTGGAGTCTTTCAACCGGTGCTCCTCCGGGATTTACAGGCTCCTATCCCGACGGATATTCTGCCTGTGATGTATGCCATACCGGTCCCACACCCACGCCGGTGAACGGATGGATTACCTCTAATATCCCTGTAACAGGTTATATACCGGGTAATACTTATACCGTTACCGCTACCGCTTCAGGTACAGGACATGATAAATTTGGTTTTGAAGTTTCTCCGATGGACAGCTTCGGAAACCTGATCGGAACGCTGATCCCAACTTCCTCAGAAACGCAACTCACCAGCAATAGTATTTATATCACGCATACCTCCTCAGGCACTTCGGGAATGAACACAAAGGCCTGGAATTTCAACTGGACTGCTCCGGCTCCCGGATATGGAAACGTGACTTTTTACGGAGCGTTTAATGTTACGAATAATGATTCCTCCAACGATTTCGATACCATCTATACCAGCAACTATACTGTTCAGGAATATATTTCATCTGTTGTCGGAGAATTCGGCTTCATCAAAGGAATCAATGTATATCCCAACCCGGTAACCGATCACCTGAAGATTCACTTTCTGAACCGTACACCGCAACTGCTCAATCTCTCTCTGTTCGACATTAATGGAAGGCAGGTGATGGAAAAGAAAGAGGCGGAGCAGAACGGTTCCGGACTGCTGCAATGGAATTTTGACCACACATTACCTCCGGGCGTATATCTCCTGAATATTGACGGCCCTCTACTGCATACTGAATCCAAAATAATTGTTATGAACTGA
- a CDS encoding ribonucleotide-diphosphate reductase subunit beta: protein MKQEHTHGVNKNMVTLFPITQKEMWDMYKRAEAGFWTAEEIDLSSDTSCWSEKLNDNERYYLKNTLAFFTVADEILAESLMVNFLKEVPFREARFFFGFQLTMMNIHAEAWALMIDTHLRDAEEKRKLFQTMETLPALAKKIMWMMQYSSSGSFAERLVALASMQSILLAGTISSVCRTGERGSMPGLSFAAEMVSRDTKLFSDFACLMYAQMKDKLPQQQAIEIITHAAKLEKDFVSEILPADLPGIKRDLMCSYIESLADSLARSLGYPKIYNAVNPFQFMEGPSADRSVRLFENRAEEFCKSGNSEAVEEELSDLDEDFNP from the coding sequence ATGAAGCAGGAACACACCCACGGAGTAAATAAAAACATGGTAACGCTCTTCCCCATTACCCAGAAGGAAATGTGGGATATGTATAAAAGAGCGGAGGCGGGTTTCTGGACCGCAGAGGAAATTGATCTCTCATCGGATACTTCCTGCTGGTCAGAAAAACTCAACGACAATGAACGGTACTATTTAAAGAACACACTTGCATTTTTTACGGTGGCGGACGAAATCCTTGCGGAGAGCCTGATGGTGAATTTCCTTAAAGAGGTACCATTTCGCGAAGCGCGCTTTTTCTTCGGATTTCAGTTGACCATGATGAATATTCATGCCGAAGCATGGGCCTTGATGATTGATACTCATCTCAGGGATGCGGAAGAAAAGCGTAAGTTGTTTCAGACCATGGAAACACTGCCGGCATTGGCAAAAAAGATAATGTGGATGATGCAATACAGCTCCTCGGGATCGTTCGCTGAGCGATTGGTGGCCCTGGCTTCTATGCAGAGCATTCTTCTGGCAGGTACTATAAGTTCTGTATGCAGAACCGGAGAACGAGGAAGCATGCCCGGCCTGAGCTTCGCCGCGGAAATGGTTTCGCGCGACACTAAGCTCTTCAGCGATTTTGCCTGCCTGATGTATGCACAAATGAAAGATAAGCTGCCGCAACAGCAGGCCATCGAAATAATCACGCATGCCGCCAAACTGGAAAAGGATTTTGTGTCTGAAATTCTCCCTGCAGATCTGCCGGGAATAAAACGCGATCTCATGTGTTCTTACATTGAATCCCTTGCCGATAGCCTTGCCCGGAGTTTGGGATACCCAAAAATCTATAATGCCGTAAATCCTTTTCAATTCATGGAAGGCCCTTCCGCCGATCGAAGTGTTCGCCTGTTCGAAAACCGTGCGGAAGAGTTCTGCAAAAGCGGAAACAGCGAAGCAGTGGAGGAAGAGCTCTCCGACCTGGACGAGGATTTCAACCCCTAA
- a CDS encoding DUF3109 family protein, producing MLAVGETLVAEALLDTFFVCDLNACSGACCIEGESGAPLEAEETETLEKIWPLVRPFIPPDGIKAIEGRGTWLVDSDGDYVTPLVKGKHCAYTVFRENGTAACGIEDAWKAGKISFKKPVSCHLYPVRLKEGSPFLRVEYHRWKICKAACLNGEKLQLPLFRFLKDALIRRFGKKWYAELELVHRERSRIRKKT from the coding sequence ATGTTAGCTGTTGGTGAAACCCTGGTGGCGGAAGCCCTGTTAGACACATTCTTTGTTTGTGACCTGAACGCCTGCAGCGGTGCCTGCTGTATCGAAGGGGAATCGGGAGCTCCGCTGGAGGCAGAGGAAACAGAAACACTGGAAAAGATCTGGCCCTTGGTGCGGCCATTCATCCCACCCGACGGAATAAAAGCAATTGAAGGGCGGGGAACATGGCTGGTGGATTCCGACGGGGATTATGTAACCCCCCTGGTGAAGGGAAAGCATTGTGCCTACACAGTGTTCCGCGAAAACGGTACCGCCGCCTGCGGCATTGAAGATGCCTGGAAAGCCGGGAAGATCAGTTTTAAAAAACCGGTCTCCTGCCACCTTTATCCCGTAAGGCTGAAGGAGGGTTCCCCATTCCTCAGAGTTGAATATCACCGCTGGAAAATATGCAAGGCTGCCTGCCTAAACGGAGAAAAACTTCAACTACCCTTGTTTCGCTTCCTGAAGGACGCACTGATCCGAAGATTCGGTAAGAAATGGTATGCCGAACTGGAACTGGTTCACCGTGAAAGGAGCCGAATCCGGAAGAAAACCTGA
- a CDS encoding PKD domain-containing protein, translating into MKIISFLTLSLALFFNGRSQVSGYTFSETSGTYTAITGGTVHQTGVALNTDAVFAGIPLGFSFTYDRNTYTDIGISNNGFIWFGASQAGQRQGWGPSVVPALTVSAPISSTTVPSGQCGIISGFGATLSASALGTPEIRSELLGTPGNYVFVIQYQDVRSSTTDAVMQMNFQIQLIQSTNSVAIVYGNCLPSSANRTGQVGLRGGNNTDYSNRLVTAGWNASVTGTGNTNTCTYSATNVPTSGQTWTWAPPAAPAAPVYGALGVMQTFDGAWLNWANTQDVPTTNWGSWPSRGNSSWRQNTTTTVFSGWGGVNGAFTVASPASGNTARFHSYDSRTTQIGNLDYYLDFSTSILTKQLTFNYINTSGTDSLKVFLSTDGGLTFGPSVSVQTIAPAWNTVIVNLGTSTSSTCVVRFSAVGDWGTTDIGLDNVIVEPVAPIDMGATMLVSPLVNGCFTSTETVTVTIRNYGTNLIDFSLLPVSVDASVTGPNPQTFTTVIVNTGTLAPNATQNVVVATGYDMSAAGTYTFSAFTTVAGDGLPANDAMAAANRVVVSVSASIPPVSPVCQGSQTNLQVNFTPSYVQPMSFTYAGLLNIPDNFLGGIDAPFTVSGVPGSYVLSSITLDTLTHTFDNDMDISILAPDASQIDLCSDNGGAGDNFYNTVFSMSAVTPVTAGVAPFSGMFLPEQSFSLLTGPLNGTWYLRLVDDLGGDVGALRRATITFTDANAGYYSIASYSWAPAAGLSSVTVANPVASPTVTTTYTVTATAVNGCTYTATVTVNVNTLPAVALGPDQSVCGGLLLDAGNPGSTYLWNTSATTQTINATATGIYSVIVTDGNGCSNTDVINLTVFPAPSLSLGPDFSQCGGSALLTASGNWASYLWSTSATTQSISVSTGGSYLCTVTDLNGCTTTDTINVTIYTPPTVTLGSNQTQCGGTVLLDAGNPGASYLWNNNATTQQITVSSSAIYSVVVTDMNGCTASASVTITIHPIPAVALGPDISQCGGTILLDAGNPGSGYQWSNAATTQQISVTASGSYSVVVTNVFGCSNSDTINITIFTPPAVTLGNDTTLCGDSLLLDAGNPGSSYVWSNSASTQQIFVSVSGTYSVIVTDVNGCSATDVIIVNISQNPVFSVNDTSICQGNSVMLIAPPGYAAYEWTDGIITSSQQFITVAPAQTTQYVITVWNGAGCFSTDTVTVTVLTVPSPSFSFNITSLNNVSFTNTSVTPPFSSVWDFGDGSPFSTLTNPNHVYASNGTYNVVLTVSNQCGSTSTFQSVVISGLGMGELNLNGMISAYPNPSNGTVTFSGKGLPEGELLIRTMDLSGRQLEIFRKRIAGGDVSQELDLSLLPNGIYTLEVFCGTARGYFTVSLQK; encoded by the coding sequence ATGAAAATCATTTCCTTTCTTACGCTCTCGCTGGCATTATTTTTTAACGGCCGGTCTCAGGTTTCGGGTTACACTTTTAGTGAAACTTCAGGTACTTACACCGCGATTACGGGTGGTACAGTGCACCAAACAGGAGTTGCATTAAATACCGATGCAGTATTCGCCGGCATACCGCTGGGATTTAGTTTTACATACGACAGAAATACCTATACAGACATCGGAATTTCAAACAACGGATTCATCTGGTTTGGTGCGTCTCAGGCCGGACAACGGCAGGGCTGGGGTCCATCGGTTGTTCCGGCATTAACCGTTTCAGCTCCCATCTCATCCACCACGGTTCCGTCAGGGCAGTGCGGAATCATTTCCGGCTTCGGCGCAACGTTGTCTGCATCGGCTCTTGGAACACCGGAAATCCGTTCAGAACTGCTCGGAACGCCAGGGAACTATGTATTCGTGATCCAATACCAGGATGTCCGCTCCAGCACTACAGATGCTGTCATGCAAATGAATTTCCAGATCCAGCTCATACAGTCTACTAATTCCGTTGCCATTGTCTACGGAAACTGTTTGCCTTCCTCTGCCAACCGCACCGGGCAGGTGGGCTTGCGCGGAGGTAACAACACGGATTATTCGAACAGGCTTGTTACAGCCGGATGGAATGCTTCAGTTACAGGCACCGGAAATACAAACACCTGTACCTATAGTGCAACAAATGTTCCGACCAGCGGCCAAACCTGGACCTGGGCTCCTCCCGCAGCGCCGGCAGCGCCTGTTTACGGTGCCCTCGGTGTTATGCAAACATTCGATGGTGCCTGGCTGAACTGGGCAAACACACAGGATGTTCCAACTACGAATTGGGGTTCCTGGCCTTCACGTGGAAATTCATCGTGGCGCCAGAATACAACAACCACCGTTTTTTCCGGATGGGGTGGCGTGAACGGGGCTTTTACAGTAGCTTCTCCTGCTTCGGGGAATACTGCACGCTTTCATTCCTATGATTCCCGGACCACGCAAATCGGCAACCTGGATTATTATCTTGATTTTTCAACTTCCATCCTTACCAAACAGCTTACATTTAATTACATCAACACCTCCGGTACAGATTCACTGAAAGTGTTTTTATCAACCGACGGCGGATTAACATTTGGCCCTTCAGTGTCTGTACAAACCATTGCGCCGGCTTGGAATACAGTGATTGTAAACCTCGGAACTTCTACTTCCTCCACCTGTGTAGTGCGGTTCTCGGCAGTGGGTGACTGGGGCACAACGGATATCGGACTAGACAATGTGATTGTAGAACCTGTTGCGCCCATCGATATGGGGGCTACTATGCTTGTTTCTCCCCTGGTGAATGGTTGTTTTACCTCCACTGAAACCGTAACGGTAACGATCCGAAACTACGGAACTAACCTGATTGATTTTAGTTTGCTGCCTGTAAGCGTTGATGCATCCGTTACAGGTCCGAATCCCCAGACGTTCACAACGGTAATAGTAAATACCGGAACCCTCGCGCCGAACGCTACGCAAAACGTTGTGGTGGCCACAGGGTATGATATGAGTGCAGCGGGAACCTATACTTTTTCCGCATTTACCACTGTAGCCGGTGATGGTCTGCCAGCAAACGATGCAATGGCTGCAGCAAACAGGGTGGTGGTTTCAGTAAGTGCAAGCATTCCGCCTGTAAGCCCGGTTTGTCAGGGTAGTCAGACTAACCTGCAAGTGAATTTTACCCCTTCATACGTTCAACCCATGTCCTTTACTTACGCCGGATTGCTGAATATCCCGGATAATTTTTTGGGCGGCATTGACGCTCCATTCACTGTCAGCGGTGTTCCTGGATCTTACGTCTTAAGTTCCATCACCCTCGACACCCTGACTCACACTTTTGACAACGACATGGATATTTCTATCCTGGCACCGGATGCGAGTCAGATAGACCTTTGCTCTGACAACGGTGGGGCAGGAGATAATTTCTACAATACTGTTTTTAGTATGTCAGCAGTAACTCCCGTCACCGCCGGTGTTGCACCATTTTCCGGAATGTTCCTGCCCGAACAGTCATTCTCGCTTCTGACGGGTCCGTTGAACGGAACATGGTACCTGCGCCTGGTAGATGATCTGGGAGGTGATGTTGGTGCTTTAAGAAGAGCAACGATTACTTTCACCGATGCCAATGCAGGCTATTATTCCATCGCGTCTTATTCCTGGGCACCCGCCGCCGGACTAAGTTCCGTTACGGTTGCCAACCCAGTTGCCAGTCCTACCGTAACAACCACTTACACGGTAACGGCTACCGCAGTTAACGGTTGTACCTACACGGCAACAGTAACAGTAAATGTGAATACACTGCCGGCCGTTGCCCTCGGACCGGATCAGAGCGTATGTGGAGGTCTTCTGCTCGATGCAGGAAATCCGGGGAGCACTTACCTCTGGAATACCTCTGCCACTACACAAACCATCAATGCAACCGCTACGGGAATTTATTCCGTAATTGTTACTGATGGAAATGGATGCAGCAACACCGATGTAATCAACCTTACCGTGTTTCCCGCCCCAAGTCTCAGCCTGGGTCCGGATTTCTCCCAATGTGGCGGTTCGGCCCTTCTTACAGCTTCCGGCAACTGGGCATCCTACCTCTGGAGTACTTCTGCCACTACCCAATCAATCAGCGTGAGTACCGGTGGCTCTTATTTGTGTACCGTTACCGATCTGAACGGATGCACTACCACCGACACAATTAACGTAACCATTTATACTCCTCCCACTGTAACGTTAGGTTCTAACCAGACCCAGTGTGGCGGAACAGTATTGCTGGATGCGGGTAATCCGGGTGCAAGCTACCTTTGGAATAACAATGCCACTACCCAGCAGATTACTGTTAGTTCCAGCGCTATCTATTCGGTAGTGGTTACGGATATGAACGGGTGCACCGCTTCCGCCTCCGTGACAATTACCATTCATCCCATCCCTGCTGTGGCCCTCGGACCGGATATCAGCCAATGCGGCGGCACGATTTTACTGGATGCCGGCAATCCGGGTAGCGGGTATCAGTGGAGTAATGCCGCTACTACCCAGCAAATCAGCGTCACCGCCTCAGGATCCTATTCTGTTGTGGTAACAAACGTATTCGGGTGTTCCAATTCGGATACCATCAACATTACGATCTTCACTCCACCTGCGGTTACACTGGGCAATGATACAACCCTCTGTGGCGACTCCCTGTTGCTGGATGCGGGCAATCCGGGCAGTAGCTATGTTTGGAGCAATTCAGCCAGCACGCAGCAGATTTTTGTCAGCGTATCGGGGACTTATTCCGTGATCGTGACGGACGTAAACGGATGTTCGGCTACCGATGTAATCATTGTGAATATCAGTCAGAATCCGGTGTTCAGCGTGAACGATACCAGCATTTGCCAGGGTAACAGCGTCATGCTGATCGCTCCTCCCGGTTATGCCGCCTACGAATGGACGGATGGTATTATCACTTCCAGCCAGCAGTTTATAACCGTAGCGCCGGCCCAGACTACGCAGTATGTGATCACCGTATGGAACGGAGCCGGATGTTTCAGTACAGATACCGTAACGGTCACCGTACTCACTGTTCCATCTCCTTCCTTCTCCTTTAATATTACCTCGCTGAACAATGTCAGCTTTACGAATACCTCGGTTACACCGCCCTTTAGCTCGGTGTGGGATTTCGGTGACGGCAGCCCGTTTAGTACCCTCACGAACCCGAACCATGTGTATGCGAGTAATGGAACATACAATGTTGTGCTTACCGTAAGCAACCAGTGCGGAAGCACTTCTACTTTCCAAAGTGTTGTCATCAGCGGACTGGGAATGGGGGAACTGAATCTGAATGGGATGATCAGTGCCTACCCGAATCCCAGCAACGGCACTGTAACGTTCTCCGGAAAGGGTTTACCCGAAGGAGAGCTTCTGATCCGTACAATGGACCTGAGTGGGCGTCAACTGGAGATTTTCCGGAAGCGGATAGCCGGCGGAGATGTGTCACAGGAACTGGATTTATCTCTGCTACCCAACGGAATTTATACCCTCGAGGTGTTCTGCGGAACTGCCAGGGGTTATTTTACCGTCTCCCTGCAGAAGTAA